The Ziziphus jujuba cultivar Dongzao chromosome 12, ASM3175591v1 sequence gggggagaattgtgaagtccagccgcaccaccactgcaccgacagtatGAAGACTGCTCAGCCATAATTGTTGACAATGGTTGCTGCAATTAACACCGAAAAATaatttgctcaacaattgtgggcacctgtctgaagaagttgaaaatggtggccatgcaaccgacttaGTAAGGTATAAATAGGCCCGTTGCATGCATATTCAAGCTAAgtcgagcaagctcaatatcatcccaggtgaggagtattgagactaaactccgagagagagagtgtttaagttccaaagagagcttgagagaagagtgagcaattccagagagaatttaaCAGTGTAGATAGAGGTTCCATgtgagaatcctccacgagagaagtttttatttttgtattctatttccaagaagAGAGTactagaattctttttatttttcttctcatatttcttcttaaAGTGGTTAGAGAACCAACACATGTGATTCCAATAATTGGCATGGGTGGCATCGGCAAAACCACCCTTGCTCAATTAGTATACAATGATCACGCAGTTAAGAAGCACTTTGACCTCAAATTATGGGTTTGTGTTTCTGAGGAGTTTGATATTTGTAAGGTAACAAAAACGGTCCTCTGTGCAGTAACCATGCCTAATTCTCAATCTTATGATGGCACAAACTTAGATTTGCTTCAAACTAAGTTGAAAGAGGAGCTGATGGGGAAAAAATTCTTAATTGTTTTAGACGATGTGTGGAATGAAGATTATGATTATTGGCAGAAAATGAGAACACCTTTTAATTTTAGGTCTCATGGAAGTAAGATCATTGTAACAGCACGCATTAAAAAAGTTGCAGACATCATCGGCACTACTCCAACTCCTTTTCAGCTTGAGCAGTTGAAAGATGAAGATTGTTGGCAAATATTTCAAAAGCATGCATTTGACAAAATTAGAGATCCTAGTGTACGTCAAGTCCTAGAGAAAATTGGTAGAAGAATTGTCAAGAAATGCAACAGATTGCCTATAGCTACAAAAACACTTGGAGGCCTCTTGCGATCTGAAGGAGATGGCAGCCAATGGGAAAGAGTATTAAACAGTGAGATTTGGTATTTCTCACCTAaagaaagcaaaattctacCAGCTTTGTTGCTAAGCTACAACCACCTCCCGTCACATTTAAAGTAATGTTTTGCTTTCTGTCAACATTCCCAAAGGACCATGAATTCCAGAAGAATGAACTTGTTTTATTGTCGATGGCACAAAATCTTTTGTAGCaatcaaacataaataaaagagtGGAAGATGTAGGGAATGAATCTTTTAATGAGTTAGTGTCTAGGTCATTTTTTCAAGGATCAAATAGTAGAGGAGTATCTTGCTTTGTCCTGCATGATCTAGTTCATGATGTGGCCAGATTTGTATCGAAGGGATATTGTTTCACAATTGAAAATGGCAACTCAAATGGAAATATGAAGAAAGTACATCATCTAGCTGTTGTACAAGATGTTTTCTTACATAGATTTGAGGCTATTTCTGAAGCAATTCAATTGCGCTCCCTTTTAGTGTTGTCTCAAGATTCATTGTCGATCTTATCTAATGAAGTAGTAAATGATGTAATTTTGAAGTTGAGGTGTTTGAGAATATTATCGTTGTCTCACTGTCGAAAGTTGGTGCAATTAAGTGATTCAATTGGTGAGCTTAAGCATCTTCGTTTCCTTGACCTCTCTTGCACTTCAATCAAAAGATTGCCAAACTTTGTGAGTATGTTGTACAATTTACAAACATTAAAGTTATCATGGTGCACTGAACTCATTGAGATGCCCGAAGATATGTACCATCTCATCAACTTACGACACCTTGACATCAATGActgttttaatttaaaagagaTGCCGAGAcaaataaatgatttaaaagGCCTACAAACATTGAGTACTTTCTACATCGGAGAAGATAGCGGGACGAAATTGGGAGAGTTGAGAGAGCTTTCAGATCTGCACGAAGAACTTTGCCTTCTGAATTTACAGAATGTTGTAGGTGCCATGGATGCATCCGAAGCGAGGTTGATGGACAAGAAATATCTTGAACACGTGCATTTGTCTTGGGAACATTTTGGAAACGATATGATAGATAATAAAGAAGTACTTGAAAAGCTATTGCCTCACACAAACTTGAAAGGGCTTTCCATTTATGGATATGAAGGTACTTCATTCCCAAATTGGTTAGGGGATCATTCATTCTGCAACATAGTTTCTATAACACTTTATGATTGTAGATGTTGCAAAAGTTTGCCACCGCTAGGACAGCTACCCTCCTTTAACACTGTGGAAATTACAGAACTTAGTGGAGTGGTGACTGTTGTTGCTGATTTTTACGAGAATATTGGTGGTTCTTTATAACAAAGCCATTTGCATCACTGGAAGTCTTAAGTTTCAGAGACATGTCAGCTTGGGAAGAGTGGTCTTCAGTTGGAGTTGAATATGGTGAAGTTTTTACGAAGCTTCAACAACTCCATATAAATGGATGTAAGAGGCTATGTTGTGTTGATTGGTCTGACAGCCTTCCATGTTTAACACAGCTtgaaattgaaggaaaatatgGAATTGAGGTGGTTCTTGAATTGTCACTCCCAAGGACTCCGGCTCTTCGTGAATTGAAGTTAGGCGTGTGTGAAAATCCACGACTAGAGGAACTGCCACAGACATTGGAATCAATTCATATCGGAGTAAATAATGGTTTAGAGTCATTGATTGAGGCAATTAACAAAGGCCAAACCTTTTTTCTTAAGGAAGTGCATATTCAAAAATGTTGTTCTGCAGTTACACTCCTTCCTGAATGCTTGCCCACTACCTTGACAGAACTAGAAATCAAGAATTGTGAGAAATTAGAATTCCCAATGCAATGCTCACTCAAACTCTCATCCATTCGAAGAGTTACAATCATGGATTCTTGTGATTCACTTAGATTCTTCCCTTTGGATTTCTTTCCCAACCTCATCGACCTCTCTATTACTAATTGTGAAAATCTCGAATCTCTAGGAGTCTCCTCAAATGGGGATGGGGATGGGGATGGGGATGGGATGCTGACATCTCTATCTTCTATTTATATTTGTGGTTGCCCCAACTTTGTATCTTTCCCTGAAGGCAGATTGCATGCCGCCAACCTTGTTGTACTTGAAGTTTATCGTTGCAAGAAATTAAAGAAGCTACCTGAGCAAATGAGGAACCTCCACCCATCTTTGCACACCTTGAAGATCTCCGATTGTCCAGAGTTGGAGTTATTTCCTGAAGGCGGTCTACCCCCTAATCTGATTATACCTTGGGCTTGGAACTGTCCTAAACTCATAGCACAGCAAATGCAGTGGTATTTGCGTGACCGGAGGAGGGTTTTCTGCACTATCTCGAAATCCTAAAATCTCCACATCTTAAGAGGCTAAACAAAAAGGGACTTCAACAATTCACATATCTCAAATATCTATCCGTCAAGGAGTGCCCTCAATTGGAAAAGCTGGCACAACAACAGGGCCTTCTCAAGCCATTTTAAGGCCCTAGGCAGAGAAAAATATTTGAGGccttagtattttattttttaaaattaaatatttgtttttaaaaatagatttttatataaaatttaattttgctttttgaGATGCAaagttactaattaaatttttatatccaagttttgataataaatcattttcaattggtaaaattgccaaattatttaatttttcttgagACATTATTGAGcgtaaataagattttattaattttaattttgaaaaaaatatttctgcTAAAGCTATGCTAACAGGTATTATCAGTAGTATTCTATAAGCTATCCATgtattgggaaaaaaatttaaatttttttataaagtttagtATCTCAAGTGCTGTTTTTAATTCAggatatttcttttaaaacttttagttctaaaaataaattcaaaccatCAATATCAGGTAACATatcatgttttaaaaaatttcaatatgcaaataattttttttttagaaaatcatcaccgagcaattttaatttttctacataatacaaaaaaccaaattatCTTCATATATCTTAAACTGTTCAGACCTAATTTAAAGTGAAGAAAGGGCATGATCAACTatagttaaaataattaattttaaaagattcttCAGGTGAAAGTCTCACCTTATTAGTTTCATTCTCAtcaaattctttctttcttctaattacatgttttttatgaaattttggttcTACATTCATTTCATTGGCAATCTCTTTAGCACAAATCATAATATATGTGAATTGACTTTCTCTGTagtcattaaaaaatgaaacaagacCTTTTAGTTGATCTAATGCAATGGCAATATTCATATctttatattgtaaaaatttactAATAGTGTTAACTGCAAACAATATATCATACCAAATAATCATacctaataaaaattcaaaattttcaatcttgTATGTTACTAAAGAAATTActtcactttttgttttaggatcaTCACTAGCTTCTGCTAGGTGATATAAAGCATCTCTTATTTGTGGACCTTGATACTTTATTACTTTAACACTTTCAAGATGACTTTTCCAATGTGTTTGTGACAATGGTTTAAGAGTTAAATTAGAAACATGGTCTTgcaaaattttccatctttttgtagaagaagaaaataatgagTATATATGCTGTGTCATGCCAAAAAATGTTATAGCACTAGGACAAGAGTTAGCCATATCACAAAGCACTAAATTAAGACTGTGACAACCACATGATGTATAAAAAGCTCTAGAATTTATATCTACCAATCTTTTTTTTGCCCCTTGTTGTTTACCTTTCATATTAGACCCATTATCATATCCTTGTCCTCTTATATCATTTCTATCCagttcaaaaatttttattacacTAGTAAGCATATCAAAAAGACTTTTTCCTGATGTATCAACcacttttaaaaattctaaaaaatactCTTCTATTTTGATTGGATTTGTTGAAATATCTACACATCTTAATATAAAAGACATTTGTTCTTGATGACTTATATCTGGGGTACAATAAAGTATAACTGAAAAGtattttgcttcttttatttttttaattatactactttttatttttgatcctaatatatttattaactcatTTTGTACGTTATGGCCAAGGTAATGATTATGAATTTCACATTTTGAATAAGTTTAAGGTGTTCTTGCATTATAGGATCAAATTCTGCAATCATTTCAATTAAACTTAAAATATTTCCATTGCTATCATGATAAATCTTCTCATTTGTGCCATAAAAtgccaaattattttttgcaagaTTTTTAACTACAGCAATAATTCTTACTAATATGTTCCTCCAATGCTCTTTTTCCTTGTCTAtcttttcttgtaaattttgatcaatagttttatttttaagtaatctcatttcaacatcaaaccaaatattcatatttataatatgcTCACTACTTGTTTCATGACTTTTAAGCTTGGCACTAAGATTTTTCCAATCTTGACATCCTTCGTTTGCTAATTGAATTGTAGTTGATTTTTAACTAAGTAAtttacaacaaaaacaaaatactttATCTAATCTTTTGAATATAATAGCCATCTCCTATCATGTTTTTCTCCATTTAGCAATTTTCGAATGTAATGAACAGTAGAAAAGTTGTCTAGAATTTTCATCATGTGGAAAACATAAATTGGTTTCTCTAATTGGACCTTCTTCAACTCATAACtctattaaatttgtatttatgttttccCATTGTGCtagatcatatatattttcaacaatagtttcatcaatatcattaaaatttttatcctcTTAATCAACTAATTCATCttcttctaaattattattttcttcttcgttAATATTAGTATTTGGTGAGTTAGATTTGTTCTTCTTAGAAAGTTCTTGACAGATTTCTTCTTGTCCTACTAAAATAGCATCTTCTACTGAAAATTcaattgttttttcatttaaattttcaattggttcttctgagttttaatttttagtatcAGTAATAAACCTATCAATTGCTCctttttgagattgaataaattcttctgtttttcttttttcatacgTTTTACATATCCAAACTTATATTTTCTAGCAgacatatttatattcaaataatagaaaatatagatccctaatattttatcaaaattaaaatgcttaaaattaaaaaaacaataaaacttgATTTATGCCTTGCACTTTCAATTCGATGATACTTTAAAGTCTGACATTGTTACCTGCataaatatgataaaagaacaaacaaatattaatttttatttaaattaattataatgagCATCTAGGAGAATCATTGGCCTAAATTAAAAACATCATGTAAAGATTAACATTTAAtcaatttagttgaataaaagatataaagaaaaaaataaaaacacaaaatacagAACAAAACCgtgagctatatatatatatatatataagaacaataAGAATGATTAGTAAATAACTGCATCatgatttcatataaaataatatacatacatatatatatatatatatatatgaggggAATGGatgtaaattcattaaaataaataagaaccaACAAGTTTACCTTTTATTTTGGGGCTTCTGGATTAGAATTGCAATTATGTATGTTGAGTATCAAAGATTAAACAAAGATGAGTGaatgagaagagaataaaagaagttaacaaaagagaaaaaaaatgcataaacttTGCATAAACAagaatgagtatttaatatgtgtttttctgtttttttttttttttttaccattacaatctaattaattatagataattatatcaataaatgatcaattaaaaataatttaaaatcctaACAATAATCAACTTcttatatttccaaaataaattaataataattttttatttaatatatagatatatataatatagaaaatatatttttttggggcccCAATAAAATAGGGGGCTAGGTATATGCCTTAGTGGCCTATGCCTTCAGCCGGCCCTGCACAACAAGGTCAGCCTACCTCTCTTAAACGTTTAGAAATTATTGAATGTCCACTCCTCATAGACTGGAACGCCATTTCTCACATCCCACGATATTCAGATCGACAAGCATCTCATTCAATGCAGTTATTAGCCTCAAACTCCATGCATGCCTCGTAGGTACGTCATATATTTTCGTATatttcaaccattttttttttttaaccattgtAAACATTAtttcctattatttatttatttatccgaGTATATTAAGCACTAGTTTTGCAATAATTTCTCTGCATTCTCTATTCCTTCACCAATTCCAAAAACAAAGAAGCAGCCACTGCTTCTTCTATTTCACTTCtctgctttaatttttttttttcgttcctttttattttaattatattttactgcttttttgtttacttttgtcTTGCAATCTAAATTGGGATTTCTTCCTCTGTATTCTCCCgacttttttcttaatttatttattattttttttaatgttaaaaaattgTACACTTGTTTCTCCAGTTGCCTGCTTgctaaattttttattgcatCAGCCCAGATCAACTACACCACAATCTTCTTATTGATATATTTAGCCATCCTTTTAATTGTTGAATTACTTCATTCTCAATCTTATCAGCATCTTAGACTCTCAAATTTCAAAAGTTCTATCATTACATTCCTGTTGGTTGAATGCATTCTCAACTCGGTTGGCAAAGTAATTCTTTTCTCTAATATCACTGAGGTTTTCACCATATTATGCATGATAGGTTTTCctaaatttcttaaattttttttgtataacATCACAAGTGATAGTAAAAACAAAGTGTCTATTGTTGATGATGTCGGCTTATGTACCAAGTTATTTGCCAGTACAAATCGTTGTGCTCTTAGAAATCTGTGCTAACCAAGTGTCTGATAATTGATTAATAGACTACTTGTCGGCACTTTGAGCTCTAAATGCTAAACATATTTATGAGTTCAAACTACTTATCCAGTTATCTACACCCATTTGAATTTTTTAGCTGTTAGATTTATTTTGTTAGCTGACATTGATGTAAAATACTTCACATATTGCTCTTTCTTGGTGCTCCTCATCTTATGCCTCCCTGGAAATTATTCACAAGTCCGAACTTTTTACCATATTGTTCATTCTACTAACCATATAGGTTTGGTATGTTCTGTTTCTTTCTACTTtatgttacggaattgggagaaaaacaaatagcaacgaaaacaaagaaagcgaagaacaaacacacaatttacgtggaaatcCTTGACGGGAAAAATCACGGGCAGgcagaagcaaatccaatatcgaaaaattggtacaaaggtgagcaAAATTGCACAATATCCTATAAAccccaattacagccgaaaaaccccaaaagcatcaaaaaaatatattgtatggAAGACACCTTAAAATTGAACaggcccgagacctccgcttccaccacagagccccaaatttttctccaaaattagtttcaccaaatggatcgcaccgcgagcttttcggatcgggtcactaactctaacactTTATGCTTTGGAAAGTTTTCTTGTTGTTCAAGTTTCATTGCAGTATATGTGGTTGTCAATTTACTTTTTGGTAAACTGTAATATTAATGTTGATCATCTCTATTGTTATCACCACTGATCTTTTGTTATGTTTTCCTGTTCTCTGTTTGGTTCCACATTTTCTTCTCAATTACTAACTCTTCACATGCTGCATCTCGTTATGCCAAATTCTCTACTTCAGAGGATTGttagcatttttcttttctttactaGTTTCAAACTCAATGTTGCACTTTTCTGTTTGGGACATCCAGGATACTTGATGGTTTATATGAATGAAATGTTTTCATTTATACTCAAATATGCTCGTTGATCCTCTATCTAATTTTTATGTATTGTAGAATTGGAGAAATTATGCCCTGTTTTCTGAATCAAGGGTGAAAAGGCATTGGAGTGACTTCTGCTTCTGTTCctcatttttctttctaatttcttttctgTTCACCGATCTTTTTTACATGTTGAAGTGTAAACTTTTCAAGCATAAGAGGTTGTGAACATAGTTTGAATGTATGCGTTTGTATGGATTTActaagccatatatatatactatgagTCTGTGACAAGGATCAATTTATTGTAATTGCTAAtgcatttttattcatttaatagaTTTTGAAGTAGATGACACCTCatccattaaatttaaatgcaattgtttaccataaaatttaaaatttaaaacaatgatTAGGTTTTTACATATTCATTAGGACCTGAAATCAATTGCAGtccataaagaaaattttaaaagtactcaaataattattttattagcaaATAATTGCAATCAATTAATAAGTTGGAAAATGGGATCAAGAATCAGCATAAGTAAGGCAAGTAACTTTGTTATGCTTCTCGCATAGTTCTTATGATTGAGGTACAAATACTAAGATGGAGGAGATCCACGAGAGGTTTCCTTGGTCCCATACAGATCTTTGGTTGGAGAAGAATTTGCTGCATTCATGGTAGGGATGGTGATAAGTAGGCCATAAGCAAGACTTCTTGCTGCTACAACAGATGTATATTAgaaaattcaacaaataaaggaatcagTAACTCGTGCTTTTGTAGCTACATTCAGAGTATTTATTGACATGCTAGTCATTGTCTTTTTATagttcaaagaaagaaagtttttttaatccatattaaattcaattattttttttataatgtccACGTTTTGCTACATATTCGTTGAGACATTGAAACAATTATAGTTTATAATGAATACACGAAAAAACTCAAATACCCAGTTCGAgaacgggaaaaaaaaaaaaatatatatatatatatatcatttatttgattttagttaTTAGGTTATGtagtttttgtatatatatataaatatatataagagatGCGAAGGAAATGGGTAGGAAAGTGGAGGTTTTTCCTGAAGGTGGAgagaagaggagagagagaagggagAGATTAAAGGTGAGGAGAGAAGTGGGGAAGGAGGGGAAGTTGGGAATTATAGAGAAAGGCAGGGGTGTATTTAGAAATGCAGGGATTTGGTGAGGAGAATGAAGAAGAGGTGAGGTATAAGAGAAACAATGAGGATGATAAGGATGGAATGGTGGATAACTGGAGGGACCCATTTCCTGGACGTGAAGCTCTTTTTGAAGACGGTGCTCAATGGAAAaagatatttgtaattttacattttcccctttttttggttttgtttttgtttttgtttttgttttcagttTTTAGTGCGCGAGTTTTGAGTAATTTGAAACATGAAAATTTGTCAATATAGGTTGGATTAGAGCTGTTAGACATTGTtgtgtggatttatttatttatgcatttatttatttatttatgcaacaCACTAATATATATGGTGGTATGGGCACACAGTTacaattaagaaagaaaaggaaaataattttttttgccgCTGTATATGCGCCAGTTATGTAAGCTGTTATTACAACTTATTACAGCTTGAGGTGTGCTGTAGACAGCGTATCCGCTGCCCACCGCTTTTGACTTTATCAAAAGGCTTAATCCAAAAGTGCCTTTACCGCCGCAtggcacaatttaaataatggACAAAAAGCAATGCAAAGTAGCTTAAACAGTGAGGCAATGTTGGCCACTGTGGTTCACATGGACTAGAAAACAAATAATTCATATGACTAATccatttaagaaaacaaaaaatataaaaagagtgCATATAAATTAGCAGAACACTGTGTCAACAAGTTCTCCATTTTCATCCCATGCATCTCAGTTTGTGTGTGACTGACAGCCTATAAATTATAAGTGTTATGTAAGGATACATAGCCCGATGAAAACTTGTGGGCACCATGAATTGccattatgaaaaaaataaataaacaaataaaacaagaaaaagcagaaaggaagaagaaacgaAAAGTAGAATTTCTCTTTTGCATTATGAGATTATTATAAGTTAAagttacatataattaattgtttttctttagcTTTCAAAACTCAGATTAGCTGTCTGGGAATGAATGAATGGAAGTCACAAATTATGGGAGGACACATGTTAAATTACAGTAACAATCTTGTAACCAggcaaaaaaatgataatagtaAAATATTTGTTCCTGGGTCTTTGGTAGATCCACCCCCACTAGCAgtctttgtttttcaaatttcaacaatCAATAGCTGTAGAAGAGGTGAGCAATAGGTGGAAATATCCATTCCGTTTTCTTTCAAAGAACTGAACAAAATCAGGTGCTACTGGTCCTCAGATTAATATTAGCTTTCTTTCAATCTCGCTCAGGTGTGtgcaaattaaaaagaaaacatggCCGCAACATTGGTAGGGGGAGCTTTTCTCTCTGCCACACTTCAGGTGCTGTTTGACAGGATGGCTTCTCGTGAGTTCGTGGACTACCTGCGTGGAAAGAAATTCAATCATGGTCTGCTTAAGAAACTGAAGATTATGCTATTATCTGTTAACGCGGTGCTTAATGATGCAGAGGAGAAGCAAATAAGAAACCAAGCAGTGAAGGAGTGGCTGGATGAGCTTGAAGATGCTTCCTATGTCGCAGATGATCTCTTGGATGAGATTGCAACTGATGCTTTGCAATTCAAGTTGGAAGCTGGATCAAGAGCTGGCACTAGTAAGGTAAGTAACGTTGTCCCAACTTCTCTGAATTCCTACAATCCAGATATGGAGACCAAGATAGTGGAGATCCTTGAGAGACTAGAATTCATTGCAAAACAGAAAGATCTCATTGGTCTCAAAGAGGGGGTTGGTGAGAAACCGTCGCCGAGAATACCAACTACATCTTTAATAGAAGAAACTGTGGTTTATGGTAGAGACGGTGATAAGGAGGCCATAATCAAGCTGTTGGTAGCAGATGATGTGGGTAGCAATAAGGTATCTGTGATTCCAGTAGTGGGCATGGCTGGGGTTGGTAAAACCACCCTTGCTCAATTAGTATACAATGATGAGAAGGTCAAGGAGCACTTTGAGCTTAAATCTTGGGTTTGTGTTACTGAAGAATTTGATGTTTTTGCAATAACAAAAACAGTCCTTTCTGCAATAACTTCGCATTCTTATGAGAACACAGACTTGGATTTTCTTCAAATAAGGTTGAATGAGGGGCTAATGGGAAAGAAATTCTTGATTGTTTTAGATGATGTGTGGAATGAAAACTATGTTAACTGGGAGAACATGTTTAAACCTCTCAAAGATGATGCTCAAGGAAGCAAGGTTCTTGTGACAACACGCAATGAAAGTTCTGCACAGATCATACGCACTGTTCCAAACCATTATCTTGAGCACTTAAAAGATGAAGATTGCTGGCAACTATTTGCTAAGCATGCATTTGACAACGGACATCGTTGTGCACGTCCAAGCTTGGAAACAATTGGTAGAAAAGTTGTCAAGAAGTGCAAAGGCTTGCCCTTAGCTGCAAAAACACTTGGAGGGCTTTTGCGCTCTAGAGTAGATGTTGGAGAATGGGAAAAAATATTAGAGAGTGAGATTTGGGATTTCTCCGATAATGAGAGCAATATTCTACCAGCTTTGAGGTTAAGTTACCACTATCTTCCCTCACACTTAAAGCGGTGCTTTGCcttttgttcaatttttccCAAAGGCTATGAATTGGAAAAGCATCAGTTGGTCTTATTATGGATGGCAGAAAATCTTTTGCAACAACCGAAGAGACACAAGACAATGGAAGAAGTAGGCGATGAATATTTCCATGAGCTAGTTTCTAGGTCTTTTTTTCAAAGATCAAGTAGTTCACATGAATCTTGCTTCGTAATGCATGGCCTTGTTCATGATTTAGCCAAATATGTGTATAAGGAATACTGTTTTACATTAGAAGATGGAAACTTAGAGGAAATTGGGATGAAGGTGCGTCATCTGATTGTTGCACCATATGTCTCTTTTGAGAGATTTGATTCTATTTCTGAAGCAACTCATTTGCGCACCCTCTTACCATTATCTATATTTTCATTTCACTACTTGTCTAATGAAATAATGAATCATGTAATCTTGAAATTGAGGTGTTTGAGAGTATTAAAGTTTTCTGGCTGTAAAAATTTGAAGCAGTTACCTGAATCAATTGGTGAATTAAGGCATCTGCGCTACCTTGACCTCTC is a genomic window containing:
- the LOC107428066 gene encoding putative disease resistance protein RGA3; its protein translation is MGGIGKTTLAQLVYNDHAVKKHFDLKLWVCVSEEFDICKVTKTVLCAVTMPNSQSYDGTNLDLLQTKLKEELMGKKFLIVLDDVWNEDYDYWQKMRTPFNFRSHGSKIIVTARIKKVADIIGTTPTPFQLEQLKDEDCWQIFQKHAFDKIRDPSVRQVLEKIGRRIVKKCNRLPIATKTLGGLLRSEGDGSQWERVLNSEIWYFSPKESKILPALLLSYNHLPSHLK